AACCACCaaagaaccaggaatctgctttgaGACCCTTAACAACGCAAAACAGCACAAGAGTGCAGATGAAGCATCCGGGCGGTCCAAACCTCACATACGTCAAACCcaaggacaaaacaaaagactctggTAAAAAACAACCATGCAACCACAATTCCAGTTCCTTAGCGGTCACTGCCACACCatgccctgaggaaactgtgagcgaaaacacccacattcacaaacccagaGCAGGcactctaggggttctgaacgtgcacaaacccggagcacacgCTCTAGGGGTTGCgtataaaaaaccaaggactgaagactcctgcaatgccgaggtattgcagccacgcaaacacaactccagttcctcagcggccactgccacaccaagccctgagaaaacTGTGAGCAAAAACACCTACATTCACAAACctggagcacgcgctctaggggttgtgaataaaaaaaacaAGGACTGACAAACCATTCTCCCAAAACCATAAGCTCATCACAGCTCCCCCATATTCTGGTATGGGGGAAGAGTTTGATGCTTCATTCAGGAAACTGGTGAACGCTGTATCCTCAGGGGGCCTAAAAGAAAGGGGTCTGGGCACCAGGTACATTTTTTCTGCATACTCCATTATTGGTTATTCAAAAGCCCCATtatcagagggacagcaaaacttaaCAAAGGGCCGATAAATCCCCCAGACTGCTTCCCCAGATGCTTCTTTCTTTTAAGTGAGACCCTTTTATTAGACTGTTTTTATAAGTGTGCGTTTCTTTTTCAGCACGCTCACTTGATTCTGCATCAAAGGCACGTTTCCTTTTAAGGTATTGAGTGCTATTTCTGAGATGGCCGCTACTAAATCGTCAGAGGCCGAACACAGCCTAGCCTTCCTTTGCTGCGGGGGTGATTTgctaagtaattttaaaagatCCAGGTTTCTCTTCACGCAGCTAGACATGTTTTCGGTTGGCAACCCCCAGCTGTTAAAAAGGGTCTGCCGATAAATCATCTCTTTTTATACCCGGCGGGTGTTCTTTTCAAAGTATAAGCCACCGGCCAGTCTGGAGGGAAAAGACCAGATGTCTGGCGTGGACGCATTTAAATCCACCACCGGGTAGCCATAAGGTCTTTTGGTAGCATCCTCAAAACCTTCTAGAAAGAATTGAGCCTTGCCGGGGTACATTTGCCGAGCAAGCATAGCGATTTGTAGTTTATCCCTGGGGTGTTTGAAAAGAACCATGTACTAAGCGTTTAGGTTAATTGTACGGCTCTTTTTCCCCTGACAAAATACGTTCTGAATGATGTACATAATGCTCAAGTTCCTGTGGTGCACGTACTTGGTAAAGGCTCTCTTGATTTCATCACTTTCACAAGCAGAGTTCATCACATCATCCACGATAATCAGATTCACTTTATTAGTAGGAAACAGTCATCGTCAAAAGCATTAGGCAGACTCTCCACAAAATTGATAAAGGGATATTTACAGAGCAGTTCTTTATACAGAGGTTGCCAACAACTGTAACACCACACAATGTTCTCAGGCATAacagacagtgtgtgtttggcaTTATCCAATacgttttttataaagtaacttATCCCACAGTTGCTAGGCCCTGCGAGAATTGCAGAAAAGAGGTGTATCTTCCCCAGGGCTAGGCTTGTAATATAGGCAGATAGCATTTGTCCTCCCCCCGAAAAGAGCATCCCTAGGCCTGAGAGGCTGGGGTAACTGGGCTCAGTTTAAAAAGCCTGCAAGCTCCCTGTCTGTTTCTTTCATTACCTCCCACTCGTGCTCCCAGAGAGTCCTCACTACAAAACCAAGTCGTTTTAGATAGTCGGTCTTAAGCTGCGTCTTGTAATAAAGAAACCCAAAAGTTGTCCCTGTCATAAGATTTTGTGCTTTTTCACAATAACAGGTGACACAGCCCTGGAAAAAACACCCGTTAAACTCAAAGGCCATGCGTACCCCATCAACATTGGCATAACCGTCTAAAAAGTAGGGGCCTACCTGTAGTTCCCCACCCTGTAAAGCATGCcgtatttgtatattttctttgtaagAGGTATAAAGCAGCCACTGAATAGATGGGGTCGAATCTCTCTTTTTCTGCCGGTGGTAATTgtctggagggagaagagctACCGTGTTAGGCTCCAAAAACATAAACCTATACATCGCCATGCAGACGGAGGCCAGCGTGATGTCCTGGAAAGGATCGATATACAGGTTTATCTCGGTGAATTTACCAGGGCCTCTCTCTGCTACATCCCCCATCTCTTGTCATTTTCATAATCTTTTTTCTATATAGAATACAAGCCTGTCTCAAAATTTTAACATCCTGTTGACAGTAATACACGAGCACTTTCTGCAAGTCAAACGTCTCAGAGCTGTGGTCCCGATACCAGTTGAGAAACTCTGCTTTTTCCCTGGGCATCATACTGTCTACACCAGTGTCCCACAATGGGCATAGGCCCTACGTAATTTTGGTTTTCtaaagtgttaaaaaaaaatgtggaaaataccCTTTGCACCCTTCAAACCCCATCGCCTGCGGTAGCTTGCTAAGCTTCATGGGCAAGAAGTTTAAAGAGTCTATAAAACGAATGCCCAAGGCCTTAACTTTCACACACATTAGTTTACTACCCTGAGTGATCAGTTCTAGGCACACCTTTTCCTTCAATAGCTGTCTCACAACAAAGTATGCATGGTAACCTTTGGAATTGTGTGCTATGAATGTGTAGTCACGGAACTCTTTGCCAATAAAGGTCTTAACGAACATAGAAAGACACTCGCTACCCTTAAATTCCCAGGATTTTTCTGGCTTTAGGACCATAGCAAAAATGTAATTGGGGGTGTGCAACCCCGTCTCCTGCGTGCATtcgaaataaaaaaaaatatatatatacttttCTGAGGATTTGGGCTTTCTAAGGCTGTCCATAAAACAGAGATGATTGTCTATGTTGCCAACAAGCAAGCCCTTACACTGCTTACAGCTCCACCCTTTACAGCAGTGCCGCTTGTCCTCGTAAGACTGGCACTCATCACACAAAGCTTTAGACAGGCATTCAACTTGTTTTTTCGATGCGCAGTCTATGTGTCTGACTAAGCACTCTTTGGATCGACAAAATAGTCTACAGCTAGGACACCTCAGTGGCAtgcccacgctgtctgagcacgttctGCTCAAGCAGAGGtggcaacaatacctgcaagagtggtcatgactgtacactgtgtggcaaaactcacaatcatttttcgctccgaacaactttttcacatccaaaaccccatagtaatgctcatcgTGCATCAGGATAAAATAAGTCTTGGGGTACACTGGGCCCCCTGTTTTAAAAAAGCCCCAGCCGCCTTTCGCCGTATACAGCACCACCTGTAGGTTAACTCCTAAATGCTGTTCAAACTTCGCTACGTCGCTGAGCATAACCTTTTTTTGATCTGACCACCCCAGTTTCTCGTGAAGCTCTCGCCCCCTCTAACAATTCGGCGTCCGTAGGTTTACGATCAGACAGGACGGCCAAGAGCCCACCCGCAAAACACAGATTGGTACCGGTGTAAGCCAGGTCTACGAAACATGGTCTCTTTTTATGAATAATTTGACTActaaggatagaatttaaaactctacgagcacccccacccctgttttTTTACAACTGTCACAACGAGGCGCAATGTTCCATTGAGGTGCAACTCTCTATTACTCTGTAACAGCTTTgaggtctggtttaaaaaaatcctcagcaGACAGCTCGTCCCTAGTTCTTCTGACCGAAAACAAAGGGTTAGTTAAATTACGGCTCCCTAAACGTAACTGAGCATAATCATCAGGGCCTACCCTACCATTAACATCATCTAGAACTAACTGTATTCCCCTACGTATGGCTTCAATAACCTGTTCAGCTGAATTGATTTGCTCAAGATGGACAAAATGAAATTCCTCACAATACACTAACCCCCCAAATCTAGGTACTTCATGTTGCCAACTTCTCACTCTCTCCATATACAACTCTGGATTTTCAGGGGCACTTGGGGGTTCCTCTACGGGACCATCAGGGGCATCTTCTACCTCAGATGCTATCTCAGAGTCAGAGCGGTCTCTGAGAGAGTCATCAGGACTAGCCAGGGACCCGTCTACAGACTCACCACCACCCCGCAGATCAGATAAGCCATTTTGTGAGCCTCCAGTAGGGGGCAtctctttttggtattttttctttagccttttttaaaaatgttgcagTGATCTTGGCCTGAAACTTTTTGGAAGCCACCCGTTTATCCGCCAAATGCTTTTGTTTACACCTTATCTGATGGGAACCCCTTTTGCCCAGACCCCTTTCTTTTAGGCCCCCTGAGGATACAGAGTTCACCAGTTTTCTGAATGAACCATCAAACTCTTCCCCCATACTAGAATATGGGGGAGCTGTGATGAGCTTATGGTTTTGGGAGAATGGTttgtcagtccttggttttttattcacaacccctagagcgcgtgctccgggtttgtgaatgtgtgtggttttgcacacattcagaacccctagagcgcgtgctccgggtttgtgaatgtgggcgtttttgctcacagttttctcagggcttggtgtggcagtggccgctgaggaactggagttgtgtttgtgtggctgcaatacctcagcattgcaggagttttcagtccttggttttttatacGCAACCCCTAGAGcgtgtgctccgggtttgtgaatgtgtggtTTTGCACAcattcagaacccctagagcgcgtgctccgggtttgtgaatgtgtggtTTTGCACAcattcagaacccctagagcgcatgctccgggtttgtgaatgtgtggtTTTGCACAcattcagaacccctagagcgcatgctccgggtttgtgaatgtgggcgttttgcacacattcagaacccctagagcgcatgctccgggtttgtgaatgtgggcgttttcgctcacagtattctcagggcttggtgtggcagtggccactgaggaactggagttgtgtttgcgTGGCTGCAATACCTCGGCATTGGAGGAGTTTTCAGTCcctggttttttattcacaacccctagagcgcgtgctccgggtttgtgaatgtgtgtggttttgcgcacgttcagaacccctagagcgcatgctccgggtttgtgaatgtgggcgttttcgctcacagtattctcagggcttggtgtggcagtggccactgaggaactggagttgtgtttgcgTGGCTGCAATACCTCGGCATTGGAGGAGTTTTCAGTCcctggttttttattcacaacccctagagcgcgtgctccgggtttgtgaatgtgtgtggttttgcacacgttcagaacccctagagcgcatgctccgggtttgtgaatgtgggcgtttttgctcacagttttctcagggcttggtgtggcagtggccgctgaggaactggagttgtgtttgtgtggctgcaatacctcagcattgcaggagttttcagtccttggttttttatacgcaacccctagagcgcgtgctccgggtttgtgaatgtgtgtggttttgcacacattcagaacccctagagcgcgtgctccgggtttgtgaatgtgtgtggttttgcgcacgttcagaacccctagagcgcatgctccgggtttgtgaatgtgggcgttttcgctcacagtttcctcagggcatggtgtggcagtgaccgctgaggaactggagttgtggttgcatggttgttttttaccagagtcttttgttttgtccttgGGTTTGACATATGTGAGGTTTGGACCGCCCGGATGCTTCATCTGCACTCTTGTGCTGTTTTGCGTTGTTAAGGGTCtcaaagcagattcctggttctttGGTGGTTCTGGAGGAGGTGTCCTTGTAGCTCTGACTACAGCATTGTCAGAAAAGATGTCCATGCCTATGAGGTGTGaggaaaaacattttacaaaaaaagaaaacccctGAACTTTACCATCTTTCTCACCCACACCTATGTATTTACTTAAAACCTCATAAAACAACCAaaccaataagcaaaatataTTTCCTGGGCTTCATCGATCCATCAGTCACTGATGCTGGTGAATTTTCCTTTTCAgctgtctctttcctttttcttttgagcttGTTTTCCCTCTGGTCTAAGAACCTCTCATGTTTTGACTGTACTGTGGAGCAAACAACATTATTATAAAACACAGGAAACCctcttgtaaactttaaaatcattagggtgtttttctatttaaaaagttatagctttaaaacaaaataatccatttcaggctgtacaacaaacaccagttttgagtttatttcttcctcttaaataaacaaacaacaaacaacaaaaacccacaaaattattttaaatacatctcattttgcagaataaaagccaaaactgcttttaaaaccccTTGTTAGTTTAAACAAaccaagcactttaaaaaaaaactacccCTATGCCTtgcacagccacctccccccccactaAACAGCAGCTTTATAAAACACACCAAACCAAGTTTGTAGCCATATACTTTTCAAAACCCACATGCATTTAACACatcacattttgcacagaaaaagcaacCCACCAAACACTCTATACCAGCAGTTTGCCAACATATAGTTTAAAAACACACCTTTGTCTGTCACAaactccatcacacacacacacaccccccttcaAAAACTCCCCACAACAGTTTTAAAACTATTTGcaactatattttttaaaagcagtggtatgcaacaaactgttttttaaaccaCTTATCTCTAGCATAAGCCCCTGAATCGCCCACAACTTAACCCCTAcagccagttttttttttaaataaaaaccccaGGTAAAAACACACCACATTTTTGTAACCATCCCAGATACTTTTAGCCTAACCCCACCACTTCCTCCCCCAACTCAGaattgaacatttattttgaaaacacagTGGCACAGAAAGAGCAACCCACCAAACACTCTATACCAGCAGTTTGCCAACATATAGTTTAAAAACACCAATAAGCTCCCCCACAATTAAGTTTTGAAAAAAACCAACTCACAATTAAAACATTACaattagttaaaagaaaaaaataacccacACGCCTTAAAAATGATTATGGATAGTTACCTTCTACCACAGGGTAAAGGCATGCTGGCACAGGGCTATTCTGTTTTCCCCTATGTATATTTGGGACTATGGAATAAAGAACAAGCAAAAAAAATATGAGTTAGGATTACCCCCAAATGCTtcaaaccccattttaaaaacacacctagGTCTTGCACagacctcatctctctctctctcacaaatcacacacacacacaaaaaccccacATACATTTAAAAGCCAATTGCAAAACAGTTACCTTTCACTTTGGGATAAAGTGTTGCAGGCACATGCTtgttctgttccccccccccccccatgtgtgctTGGGCCTTAAGGTTAAAGAATAAGCACAAATGTTAGTTAGTAttactcagggtttttttttttaacagtattaagcacaactacagttaaaaatggtttttaccttGGCCTGGTGGGGAACTGCAGCTTAAAATTACTGGTTCCATGTTAAACAGATCACACTGCAATAAAGATAGCCACCATTATTTTACTGAGAGAGCATGGCCAAAGAGTGgcattatataatatatattttcaaagttaaaaacaGGGAACATACCTTCTCCTGTTGCAGTCCAGCAGCCATTCAAGAAAGTTTCTGTTGAAAAGGACAGTCTCCAAAATACCTAGGTTTTTTATACCCTCCTAACCCATTGTTTCAAACAACTTCAACATAGTAGCTAGCAGGTTAATTTGATCACTGCAACTCTGAAATAATAGATCCTTAAAGTTTTTAGGCACCCCTCCCTAGCATTGCCTTTTGTGATCTGGGGGTGGAAGAAGTAAGCTGTCTCCACAACTGAGTTGCTTTttgctacattttttttcttttagttaaaatacatttttgtagGGCTTTCTTACAGTATTAACAGTAAAAGCACCAATCCTTAATGTAGCTGTACCCATTTCCATGTGGAGACCCTTTGCAGATATCAATAAATgtcttggggtttgttttttttaaacatgcttcTTTCATGCTTAAGGCTTGGGGTTTAAATAAATGCTTTTAAATGTGTGATTGTCTTTAGAGCAAATGCTTGTTCTAAAGTATGGGTAAAAgtttgaaacatttcagttttgggttagacccttaattttttttaaaacttttaatgGCTAGAAAAAGTAGCCCATAGCATTTAACCTACTCCTGGATcatttaaactgtccaatagaGTTTCTACCAATGCCTGTGTCCTTTAAGCTGTCCAATAGCGCTCTACCAACCCCAGGGGttatatttaaactgtccaatagcatCTGCAAACTCCTGAGGTATTGTTTAATTAGATATTCATCAGAGCCCACCCATCCAACCCATCAAATTTAATTACTGAACATTAACCTCGACAAGGGTAAGTGGCCACACCTGAACCTAACCACTGACTAGAGCTCCTGGCTATTCAGTGAGGTGCAGTTAAACCATTGAGTTCATGTCTAATAAATCCTAACTGGGGAAGGGGGGTAATTTTTTAAGGGTTTTTCCTTCCCCCGAGTTTCTATCCTACATCTTTCAGGGGGGTTTCAGTAAATGGGCCCCTTTATACAAAATGGATTCtcacaaactttatttttttaaatgattttatttaaaagacaTACAGACCATGTGTTCCACCAACACTTTTACTCATGTAAGGATCACACAAACCTTCTGACAGAAGATAGTCACAAAAGCTCCTTTTCAAAGATATTTACAGCTACCAAGTTTTATATCTCATGTGTGCCCCCTCACCATTCTCTAACTTCATCCTTTTAGACAGCTTACAAATAGTCTTTTTCTTAAGCAGGGTTCTGTAACTTTTTGTACGCACTAGACGTTCAATATAACGCTCTAAGCGGGCGTCTTTTGGCTTGGTCATGGTCTTTAAAACACTGTGAGGATCTTGACTGAATTGCACTGCATTTACCAAAGTCACCCCTTGTGCTAAGTGTTCTTGAGTTAAGCACAGACATTGCATAGCATcacctacggcaataacagtatttaataagctttccaaacacagttgAGCACATAGGCCCCGGAGCTTGCGGTTTATatcctctggagtccaagtcacaCAGTCATGGtgccgctgggctggcgcatctATGACACAGCCCTcgcagtcctcaaaaagcttttccctaggacagtgactaaggacggtataaacaccaacgcgtacaatagagcgcataacttttttacgcttatgatgtggcactggctcaactaggtcaatgccaAGCCACcccctgaattcttcatggccgtcatccttggcgttctcttcaatgctttgtatcggtgttgagcaaaaacaaggtgggcccggttcgtcttccttgTCTGATGCAATGCAGTCCTGGGTCTGAgagtcagctagaaaggcatcatcgagctgtcaaaagattgccagaaagaaataatgtaagacgctctggtcatttttttgttttgttttttacaaaatcccagtttcctaaccccatgatgccccaacttcgatctttcatttacctgtttggcttcttttccatgcgtcttgtccgactcctgggagccgtgggcaccttcctcctccaggccatCTAGCTTGTCGGGCTGCATCgggagcggttgggtttcggcgtcagatactggtgtatccatcagcggctgggccaaagggctcccttcaacttctccttcctcctcagaactgtcgctgatgtagcgctttcttctcggcaccaaaacaaagttggtgaaagaagccatgtttccgctcagcgtttgcacgctctctgaaacgcgctcttggaacaagatggcctcttttgtgtggcactagaacttatggggaagtgctctGCTCTGATTgtcagagggtgtcacgggaagctcttagaggggtcacacgactcgcttccggtctggtcaacgggccCCGGAACTGcacccccgattggtcaaagcgatttgcagggcggtcctacaggggataAACCCTTCCTtattggtagagggaggaggggcgaattcttagaggggtcacatgacccacttctgggcAGGTCATCTGGTCCCTGAACttccccccgattggtcaaagtggttcgcggggcggtcctacaggggaaaaacccttcctgattggtagagggaggcagggcgagtccttagagcggtcacatgacaccccttacttccggtcacctgcccctattgaccccggatgtattacccccaagggcgggacttccggtgacaggggacgggcctagtggggggggggggggggggtcacatgacatcctttacttccggtcacctcttgacccggatgtactaccctccaggggcgggacttctggtgacaggggagacgGGGCTTCCAGGGacaggggcgggacttccggggtcaTGGGGCGGGGCTAACgtttgatggtagggcccttatactactcgtAATTATTGTAGGACTACAAAAAAGAAAGGCTGGGCTTAATACGGCTCAAAGAGGAAAACACTCTCAGTTTAAAGAACGAGACTCTGGGTTTGTGCATATAAATACAGTGGACTCCTGTTTGCTTAGATGTGCTAGATATTCAACCGATACAGTGGTGTTTTCTCCATTGTAATCAATTTGTTTATTGTGGGGTCCCAAATTATGTTAATACTTAATGCAGGAATGGTGAAACATGATCACCAAGGCTTGCAATTATTGTTGGAAGCCAGAAAAAGCAGGCTGTGTTTAACACATTTCTAAGGAGGGGGAGACAGTCAGATTAAAGCACCCTCGTTGGATGGACAACGACTCCACTGCTAGAGCTCTATGAAGGAaagaggggagggcaggacttTCAATCAGGAGGTGACATGccctccaggtgtgagctgtaagactgattccgactgtttctccccactgtctTAATGACAGAGCTAAAATAGGCTGCATAGGGAgtctttttcattattttatatttactcCAGCAGATGCTGAAATTTCTTGTGGCTGAACTTGAGtcaggagctgaaatcactgagatgAAATCACTGGGTTTTTGCCCAAAGCCAAATCCAGCATGAgccggtgggggcagggtggtagAGAGATGCCATGAGTGGGAGCAGCTTGACAAGCAGCAAGCAGGGCAGCGGCAGAAAGATGTAATAAGCAAGCAGCAGGGCAGCGGTAGAGAGCAGTGAG
This genomic stretch from Pelodiscus sinensis isolate JC-2024 chromosome 26, ASM4963464v1, whole genome shotgun sequence harbors:
- the LOC102462432 gene encoding uncharacterized protein LOC102462432, yielding MDIFSDNAVVRATRTPPPEPPKNQESALRPLTTQNSTRVQMKHPGGPNLTYVKPKDKTKDSGKKQPCNHNSSSSAVTATPCPEETVSENAHIHKPGACALGVLNVRKTTHIHKPGARALGVLNVCKTTHIHKPGARALGVAYKKPRTENSCNAEVLQPHKHNSSSSAATATPSPEKTVSKNAHIHKPGACALGVLNVCKTTHIHKPGARALGVVNKKPGTENSSNAEVLQPRKHNSSSSVATATPSPENTVSENAHIHKPGACALGVLNVRKTTHIHKPGARALGVVNKKPGTENSSNAEVLQPRKHNSSSSVATATPSPENTVSENAHIHKPGACALGVLNVCKTPTFTNPEHAL
- the LOC142820541 gene encoding uncharacterized protein LOC142820541, which translates into the protein MGKIRHKFCFPRRKRYISDSSEEEGEVEGSPLAQPLMDTPVSDAETQPLPMQPDKLDGLEEEGAHGSQESDKTHGKEAKQLDDAFLADSQTQDCIASDKEDEPGPPCFCSTPIQSIEENAKDDGHEEFRGWLGIDLVEPVPHHKRKKVMRSIVRVGVYTVLSHCPREKLFEDCEGCVIDAPAQRHHDCVTWTPEDINRKLRGLCAQLCLESLLNTVIAVGDAMQCLCLTQEHLAQGVTLVNAVQFSQDPHSVLKTMTKPKDARLERYIERLVRTKSYRTLLKKKTICKLSKRMKLENGEGAHMRYKTW